The sequence AAAGGAACCTGCCGCGTATGGACTGAGTGTGCCCCCTGCCTTCTAGAAACCAACCTGAAGAAGCAGGGTCTCCTGCCCCTCACCTTCGCTGACCCAGCCGACTACAACAAGATTCACCCAGTGGACAAGCTGACCATCCAGGGCCTGAAGGACTTTGCCCCTGGCAAGGTAGGGGACCAGGGAAGGAGGTGGACCAGCCAGCCCATTTCCCCAGGGCCCTCGtaagaggggagggggatggagggggcAGCCGCCTTGGTTCCCCTCCTCCTACACCTGGCCCCACCTGCACCTCCTCCCATGAGCCTCTGTTCCAGCTAGAAGGGCGCCTAAATTCTCCAGGTAACCCCCCTAGAGAGGGAAGGAAATGCCTTCCCAGAGATGAGGTAGAGCCAGCTCAGGCCCTCCTACCGTCCACTCAGTAGCCCAGGCTTGGCACTCAGAGGCCAGCAGCCCACGCCCAGCAGGACCCTCTTGGCCCCAGGAGTTAAGCCATCTAGGTCTTACACCATGGCCACCAAGGCCCAGACCTGGCCCAGGATTTGGTTCACCTTGCTGGCCCCAAGGCCCCAGAGCGGTGACCCACTCTCCTGAGCCTCTACCAGAACCGAGGGCCGTGTTCCCAAGAGCCAGTCCACCCATacctgcctccctcctcctcctcctcctcccagcccctgaagTGCATCATCAAGCACCCCAACGGGACCCAGGAGACCATTctcctgaaccacaccttcaacgAGACCCAGATCGAGTGGTTCCGCGCTGGCAGCGCTCTGAACAGAATGAAGGAGCTGCAGCAGAAGTAAGGCCCTGCTCTGCCGCCAGTGCCCGCCCGTCCTGTTCCTTGGACCCAGCTCCGGTGCCACGAGTGCAGTTCTGCGTCACCAGAGCTGGATCTGATCTGATCCGGCCATGGCTTCGCTCACCACCGAGATGGTGTGACCAGGcctcctgccctctcttccctccgCCCGTGGAGTGACCCACAGGTGGCGGTGGGGAGGTTCTTAAAATAACGTATCAAGTCCCCACCTTCCTGTATCTAGTTTGATTCAGATCTTGAGCACTTTGTgcaactgtatttatttttaatgacagaCTCCCATCTAAAGTTTTTCTCCTGCATGATCATTTCACTGGTGGCTGAAGGGTTTGAAAGATCCTTTTGCTCTTCTAAGGAAAATAAGAATCCAGATTCAGTGAGTGTTCCTTTGTGAGTGGTGGTGTCTGTGCTGTTACCAACTCCagcctgtggggtgggggggtccttCACAGCCAGTCAGCGGACGCCGACAGCCACGCCACAGCTGGGCCTGTCACCAGACTTTCCACTTTCCTTCCCGCCCTGCTTCTgctgcagcctcccctccccacgcccACACATTCCAGTAGTTTccctggtgggtggggtggggtggcccAAGATGCAGCCCCCACTTCCCCCAAACGCCCAGAGTGTGTCTGTTGTACAGACAGACCACCACATCCAAGGTCACAGCTAGTCTGTATGTGTACTGCTCCCTAGTTTTTAGTACAGGGCAGCCACAGGCACTGCTATGCAACTGCTCCTCTCCCTGGAACACTGTCCACTGGCCCTACCCATACCTCCATGGTCCTGCGTCCATGTGAGCAGAAAGGCCAGGGCAGGAGGCAGGCTCCACGGAGATTCCTTCATCAGGACAAGACTTGCCTGACGGAAACATGGCGTCGGGTGGGTGCCACAAAACGACGTCCTGGTTCCGGCAGAAATTCCTGGCAGAGATGAGTGAAGGGACAGAAGGACTCTGGCAAAGCCGTTCTGCTGGGTAAATGATGGGGTGCTTGCCCTGGTGCCAGGATCTCGCATCACAAGCAGACAGACCCACAGGGTGTTTGTTCCTGGCGTGGCCAAGGTCGGAAAGTGACAGCTGGCCCGAGGCTTCCTGCTGTACTGCTGGTGGGGGAATAACAGCAGGTCACCAGCCCTCACCCCCTTGGGCCAGCAAAATCCACAGCATCCACTTTCCTGATGGAGCTGGTCAGCTGAGTCCAGGCCGTCCCACCTTCCACATGCGGGTGGGAAGATGGTTTTTCCCTTAAAGGTCAGACTCTGATCAGCAACTGGCAGCTGCCCCAGGCCAGCCTCTTGCTCTCTGTGTTACTTTATGGAGCCACCAAGCTCAGCTGGCCCAGAGCATAGCCTGGATCTCTCAAACCCCAAGTCCTGCCATTGAGTCATCTCCAGAAGTGATCCGGGGTGAGGAACTGTCCCAGCTGTGGCAACTCGGTAACCTTAGAACACGGAGACAAGGGTGGCTCTCCCAACTGATGCGGCcatcatttattaaatgtctcTGTTGTTGCCGACACGCAGAAGTCCATGTGGACGGTGGGACTCAGCGGGGTAggtctgggaggaggaggggagggggcaaccTGGCAGGGCACAGGCTGGTCCTCGGCATCTGCAGAACCACCGCTGTCTTCAGGACCCTGCACCACCCTCCCGAGGGCTGGGCAGGGCCCGGTGTCAAGCCCCGGTGCTAGCTGCTAGTCCACCAGGAGAGAAGGCCCAGGCCCGGCTCACTAATGGATCCCTGCCGGGGTAGAGAGAGAACAGGCACGTTTCATCTACCTTTAGAGCTGGAGCCAACCGGGACGGGAGGCAAAGGGGGCCCTTCCTTTTAGGTGCCCAGCACAGGCCAAAGGGAGGGTGGGGCACACCCCAGCCAGGAGGCTCTGGGGACATCCAGGAGCTGTACCAGCACTCCCAGCTGGTCCAGACTCCCCTCTCCTGCTCCAGCCTCTCCGGAGGCATGTAAGGAAAGTGCTGGTTTACCGGGGGTATACAGCCCCTCACCCCTCGCCCCCAAGCCTGGCCCACACAGGCACCAGCAGACCAGTCCTGGGCCTAGCTTCTGAGCCACTCGTGGTCTAATTCTGCCAGCAAGGCCTAGTAACCTTGAGCCCCAGCCTCCAAACACACGCAGAGGGGAAGCCTTGGGCCACCCACAATCCTGACAAAGACACAGCTGCCCTAAAAGTGAACAACCTGGGGCCCACTGTTACACCAGAAAACCCTACCAGCAGGCCCCTGAAATCCCACTTTTGGCACGTGTCGCTGTCTGGCTTCACGAGGGTAAAAGGGACCCAAGGCAGATCTGGCTGGTTGCAGCTTCCCTGCCACCTCAGGCGATGTGGGTTTGTAGTGGGAGCAGCCCTGGGGGTCACCACCCCTCCCttggtttcttcctctctcaGCCCCTTGACCCACAGCCCTGTTGTCCAGCTGGTGTCATCCCTCTTGTGGGCAGGGGTCTGACTCCCCTGCCGTCCCCAACAGCCATGGAAGCTTTACGACCTCGCTGCAAGAATTACtgctgccctgggcttccctggaggcgcagtggttaagaatccgcctgccaatgcagggaacacaggttcgagccctggtccgggaagatcccacatgccacagagcaactaagcccgtgcaccacaactactgagaccgcatgccacaactactgaagcccgcgcctagagcccgtgagccacaactactgagaccgcatgccacaactactgaaggccgcgtgcctagagcccacgctccgcaccgggagaagccaccacaccacaaccaagggtagcccccgctcgctgcaactagagaaagcctgcgcacagcaacaaagacccgacgccgccaaaaaataaatttataaggaaaataaaagaattaccgCTGCCCTGGCCTGCAGAAATGGGGGCTCCCCAGGGAGAAGGGACCGCCCAAGACCCCACAACAGGGACCTGCACCCTGACCTGCTGGGTCCTCCCGCCCCGCGGTTCCCCGCAGTCTTATCAGGACAGCTCACCACAAGCGTGTACGGAGCCTCCTTCTTTGGCAGCTCCTCACTGGAAGAGGCGGCATCGGCCGAGCTGGGCCCGGTGGGGGACGTGTCCACAAAGCTCTCGTCCACCACCCGGAAGCGGATCTCCTCGCCGGTGTCCATGTACAGGTCGTGCGCTCCTTCCTCCGTCTCGTACTCCCACACCCACACCTGCTCCGCCTCATCGCTGGGCGGGGCACAGGGTCAAGGCAACAACCAGGCCACGGGGGAGCCCCGAGTGTTGGGGTGTCCTCCCACGGAACGCCCCAGGAAAATCCAATCCCAGGCTGAGATGCTTTGGGAAGTCACAGGAAAAGCAGGCCCAGCGCCGTGTGCGAGAGGCAAGGTCGGGCCGGGCCCAGTGAGTGGCTGGCTCTCCTGGGCACCAGGACCCAGGCTGGGAACACGGACCCCGGGCAGGCACCATGGGACATCAGAGCAGGAAGGAGCTCCAGAGCACAGCGCGAGCGCCGCCTCAACATGGAATGACCACAGCCCCTCGGTGCCTGGGGTCTGACTCCACCTGTGTCCTCTCAGAGGCCGACTGCCAAGTTCAAACCTCAGCTCCACCACCCACCAGTGGCCAGGCCCAAGCTCTCAGTGCCTCAGggtccccatctgtaaaacacaGATTACAGTAAGGCCTGTCCTCCAGGGCTGCGGTGGGGAGGTAATAAAACAGCACCCGTGGCAAGTGCTTTCCACAGGACCCTGGGTCGGCCCGAGCACTCGATGAAGCCGGCCAGCGTTCTCCGCATAGCGCAATTCCACATCCCTCTCCGTGCCTCAGACACTCTCGACGGCAGGCAGCCCGAGGACTCGCCCAGTTTCCAAGAGGACACGGCAGGATGGGAGGTCACGAGGCTGAGGGACAGGCCAGCCTGGGCCAAGTTTTCTGACAAGTTCCAGAGCCACACACagaccctgccccctgccctgcgcatgcgcgcgcacgcgcgcaccCAGGCTCCCTACTGCCGGCCCTGCTGGATGGCCCCCCTCCAATCAGCAGAGGCCACACCAAAGAGACATGCTGCCCTCTAGTGGCAGCCCCGCAGATGGGTCCTGCCCCTCCTCTGCGCCAGGTCCCACGCTGGGCATTGCGGGGTACAGTTGGGACAAGATGGGGTCCCTCCTGGTGAGCGGTCTCGGTGAGCACCTACAGAAACAGCAACCCCAGTGCAGCAGGCAAGGGCCGGGACAGGGACAATGGGGGAGCCAACAAAGGGACTCTTCGACCAGCCTCGGACCCGCAGAGCCAAGCCCTCACATGTTAgctgagggaggggaggtgggccaGTCAGGCGGGCCTCTAGAGGGAGGTGACCTCTGAGACCACTCCTGAAGGGACAACCTAAGCAACGTGAGCTGGAACCGGGCCTGACAGTCCAGATGGAGGCGGGTGTGCAGATGCCACAGTCAGTGTGAGCAGCACAGGCAGGTCGGTGCTTCTAGAGCAAAACGCAAGCTGGAGGGGTGGGCAGAGGCCAGCAGCATCAGGTCACAGGACCCAAGGCCACCTCGAAGAGTGAGGACCTTCCTTTGGAGAGGCCCGAGCTCCTCCATGACCCACTCTAACCTTGGGAGGATACAACTTGGCCGGCTGCTGCAGCGACTCTGGAGGGATGAGAATGTCATCGAAGAACCCTAGAGAGACTGGAAGACACGCAAGTGACGGCAAGAGACGGGGCTCGGAACGGACAAGCAAGCCCTTACCCTGTGCTGCCCATGGAGCCCCGGGCCCCGTCCCACCCCAGAGCCCCACGCCTCTGCCACAGCCTGAGCAGCCACCCAAACCCGAGGTGGACACTGCACAACAGGGACCAGCGGATGCCGGCGGCCCCGAGTCACCTCTGCCAGCTCCAGTGCCTGCCCTGAGGTCCTGACTCACGGCCTCGCAGTGAAGGCCCCCAGCTGGCCGAGGTCCTCACAGTTACAGCGTGGGGGGCCGAGTATCCCCCTTGCGCACAAGCTGCTCGGACAGCTCGGGAAGGTTCTCTTTCCCTACACGCGGCCCAGCACAGAAGCTAAAGGGAGGCAGGCTAGCCCCGCCACCTGCCCGCAGCGTGCTCCCGGGTCTCACGTGAGGACTCGGGGCCAACGTTACCGTGCACTCCCTCCGGGCTGCAGCCTTTGATATTTCCAATCAGAATCTCGTCCAGGAACGGATGGAACACCACATAGCGAAAGTGAACTGGAAATGAAGAAAGCATGTCAGTGATGAGCAGGCCATGAGGAAGGGCTGCTCCAACTGGGGTGGCCTGTGCTTGCCAGTGTCCACTCTCACTCACCGGCATGCTGGCCCTGTGGCGGCACCAAGCAGCCACACAGCAGTCCACGCCAGGTGCCCGTGGGCCTAGACCTGTTAGCTAAGTCGGAGGGACCCCCGGCCCCGTCCCCGGCAAGGCCACAACTTGGCCCCCATTAAGAGGCTGGCAGCACTGGTCCTGGAACTGAGGCTCAGTTCCCAAATCCATCAGTCACACCTGAGCTCAGATTCTGGGCCAGCAATGACTCCAAAGTCAATTCCAGCCTTCCTCCAGGctctctcctttatttatttattgttaaaattactgggctgctgttcttttttttctttttaaaagaaatttatttctatttttggctgcgttgggttcttgttgctgctcgtgggctttctccagttgcagcggcttctcttgttgcggagcacgggctctaggcgtgcgggcttcagtagttgtggctcgtgggctcagtagttgtggctcgtgggctctagagcacaggctcaatagtgtggtacacgggcttaattgctccacggcatgtgggatcttcccggaccagggcttgaacctgtgtcccttgcattggcaggcggattcttaaccactgtgccaccagggaagcccaggctctcTCCTTTAAATTCTAACAAGGGAATAAGCAACTGGCAAAGAGAACCAGGTTTGGAAACAAGTTCCCCCATCTCCCGCTGATTGGCAAAGTTTGCTGCAGGCATAGCTCTGACCTGGAACAGGATGCTATAAATGCTCcggaatttggggtgggggaggagccaATAAACCAGCAAAAATGCTTCTGTGGGTTCTCAGGTCCTGTCCTACGTGGTCCCTACTCACCTGACCCCAAGAAAAATATCAGGTAAGGTCTGTGCCCACATCACAGACTCTGACTCCACAGCGTGGCAGAAGCCGTCACTCCATCACTGCTGCCCCTTGCTGAGCGCCCCAAAGGGGGTGTCCACCGAGCCCCAAAGGTGGTGTCTAGGGCCTGAATTCCGCCAGGGCTAGTAAATAACCACAAGGCTGCCCGCTGGCAGTCGCCCGGCGCCCATCACTGTCCACCTGTGTCAGACGTCATGCTTCCCCAGTGTGGGCATGCGCAagtggctcagagaggctgagtcagCTGCTCACAGTCACACAGCTGTTCTGCCAAGGCGAAACTCCAAGTCTTTCTGAACCTTGAGACAGGACCACTGGGTTGAATCTGCCTTCCTCAGAAAGGTTTAATCCCCAAACACAGGCTTCTGCTACCAGTGCCCTCAGCTGCCTAGTCTGGCAGCCCCACCCCAAGGACAGCAGGGTCCACATGGCCCCCAGCTCCCCACCAGGCTGCTTCCCCATAGCTCCACCAGGCAGGAAAGCGTGggagaagcagaggaggaagctggtgccccctccctccctgggagGAGACAAATACAAGCCGCCTGAGCGTTCTCAAGATGGGAGAACCGCATGCTGACCTCGGAGAGAACAGATGAGGGCAGATGTCACTTACGCCCAGTATGGAAAAATCCTGTCCCCTGCATGACCCAACGTCAGTTCATTTTAATAAATCCCCACGGAGCCTCTGCCAGGTCTGTGCCAGGCCCGATTTGGGCACTGGGCTTACAGGGGCAGGACGACACATGATCCTGTGCCCAGGGAGCTCAAGGCTGGAACAATTACATCCAGAAGCAAACGGTGAGCCACCCaggtgtccaacaacagatgaatgtatacacaaaatgtgatatatccatacaatggaagatTATTCAGCCTCAAagaggaataaagtactgatacatgcaacaacatggaagaaccttgaggacattatgctacatgaaataagCCGATTACAAAAGGCCACGTATTTTATGATTCTATTCAtatgaaacgtccagaataggccaatccagagacagaaagtagatgaatggttgtcaggggctggcgGAGCAGGGAGTAACTGGTAATGAGTATGGTGTTTCttctgggggtgatgaaaatgttctggaattagacagtggtgatagTCACACAGCctggtgaatatactaaaagccactgtaCTGTATGCTTTAAAAGGGCGAATTTCATggttgtgaattatatctcaattaaaaaacaaaaaggggggcttccctggtggcgcagtggttgagggtccgcctgctgatgcaggggacatgggtttgtgccccggtccgggaggatcccgcgtgctgcggagcggctgggcccgtgagccatggccgctgagcctgcgcgtccggagcctgtgctccgcaacggaagaggccacaacagtgagaggcccacgtaccgcaaaaacaaaacaaaacaaaacaaaacaaaaaaaaaaaaaaaaaaggaaggaacttccctggcagtccagtggttaagactccacgcttccactgcagggaacacACGTTCGATCTCTggctggggaaccaagatcccgcatgccacatggccaaaaaaaataataaataaaataggaggcCACAGACCAGCTGGAGGGCCAGCTGGGATGGTGCTATGTTGCGGGCCACCTCCCAAGACCCCCATCTGAAGTTCTAGGGATGTTTAGCTTGCAGGTGGGAAGACTGGAAAGTCAAAAAGGATGGGTCTGAAGGACCAGTAAGAAGAGGAAGACCCGTTCTTAGTTGTAGGCTCGAGCAAACTTTGTCCCAGGATACATAGGGCTACCTCAGGATTGAGTTTCAACAAAGGACAAATAATGATTCCACTCACATGAGGTACCTGGAGTagccaaattcacagagacagaaagtagaatggtggtggacaggggctggggggcgggggatggggaaTGGTTGTTTAATAGAGACAGAGATTCAGTTTCAGAAGAcaataaagggacttccctggtggcacagtggttaagaatctgcctgccaatgtagggcatacaggttcgatccctggtccgggaagatcccacatgccgcggagccaactaagcccgtgtgccacggctactgagcctgtgtgctgcagctactgagcctgtgctctagagcccacgcgccacaactactgaagcccacgcacctagagcccatgatccacaacaagagaagccactgcaatgaaaagcccgcgcaccgcaacgaagagtagcccccgctcgccacaactagagaaagcccgcacgcagcaacaaagacccaacgcagccaaaaataaagaaataaagaaataaaatttttaaaaatagtaagtttaaaaaaaagaagacaggggcttccctggtggcacagtggttgagactccacctgccaatgcaggggacgtgggttcgtgccccggtccgggaagatcccacatgccgcggagcagctgggctcaagtaaatttaaaaaataaataaataaataaataaaaaaaaagaagacaataaagttctggaggtggatggtggtgacggccacacaacaatgtaaatgcaCTGAACGCCACCGAACTCAACACTAACAATGGGAAATCTTACGTTATATGTGTTTTATCACAACTTAAAAAACAAGGGAAAAGAGCAAAGCAAACGGTGGGCACAAAGACAGGCTGCTCCGCAGCCCAGAGCGGGGCCCCGGTTCAGCCAGAGGCAGCGGGGAGGAGGCAGGTCCCGCCGGCCTGGCTGGCACGGAGAACACAGGGCTGGTGCTAAGGAAAGGCACCCTAAGTGACAAGGGATAAGGCTGGCCAGCCGGGGCCAGTGTCACCAGTCACAAAGGCTAACATGTCGTgagcgcctactatgtgccaggcaacgGACCAAAGGCCTCCCGTGGTTTTTCTCGTTGATTCCTTGCAAGGGCTGTGTGAGGCGGGTACCAGTGACATTACACCGTTTTTCCAGAAGTGAGTCTCAGAGACACAGGTAAAGTAATCTGGCCTGGGTAGAAGGAGAAGTAGAAAGCAGCAGAAGGCAACTAGCTGGCAAATGAATAATCCTCTAAGCGAAGGCAGAGGCCCGGTGCAGAGCCCCGCTCGGCACAGCCCTGGCCACAGGCCTGGAGAGGCAGCGGCGGGAGGGGGGCCTCAGCCTCGAAGCCCGGCCACCGGCCCCCACCACAGACCAATGACTCGCCCTGCGCGATGCTCGACGGGCCCCGAGGAGCCCTGTAGCTGCGAGcgttaaccccattttacagacgaggacagTGTGGCTGAGGAAGGTGGCCACCTGCCTGAGGTCCCCACGAAGCGGGgccagagccagaattcaacTCCGGGTCTACGTGACAGGCCTAACCCTGGGCTCTACCCCTGCACCTCGTTCCCAAGAACGCAGGGGACCCTGCGCGAAGCGGGGTGGATAAGAAAACTGGCAGTGAAGTCCCACACCAAGCGGCAGACACAACCAAATGAACGGACAGAATTTcttcatatttaacttttttctctgagtttttcttttctttttaaaaaaaatttatttatttatttatttttggttgcgttgggtctccgttgctgcgcgcgggctttctctagttgtggtgagcgggggctactcttcgttgcggtgcgtgggcctctcgttgcggtggcttctcttgttgcggagcaggggctccaggcgcgcgggcctcagtagttgtagcacgtgggctcagtagttgtggctcgcaggctccagacgcgcaggctcagcagttgtggctcacgggcttagttgctctgcggcacgtgggatcctcccagaccagggatcgaacccgtgtcccccgcattggcaggcggattcctaaccagtgcaccaccagggaagtccctctgagcTTTTCTTGAAGTTCTGGCCCCCTGACCACTTGTCTCCTAGACAGCAAGGCCCCTGTCTCACGACAGAGACTGGGTTCAGAGCCCTCGTGGGCTTGTGTCCACATCACCGACTGGTCTTTCTGCTAATGAAACCGTCCTGGTCCCCACGCGCAGCTCTCCACAGAGTTCGACATCCGTGAGAACTAATTAAGTCTCTGGATTCCTGGACACACACACCAGGCAGCCTCACGGCACATTCTGGAATGCTCGGACATCTCTGTGCCAAGGCTGACCCCCCCAGGACGGGCCAGGGCAGGGCTCCTGAAACGCGGCCTCGTGTGAGAATCCCTGTAGGCCcctccccagagattctgactcagaGGGTCTGGGGCAGGCGGGCAAGCACCCGGCGGACGGCGAGAGGCATGCCTACACCCTGACTAGCCCCGAAACACCTCAATGGCGCCCTTGCTTCTGATCTGGTTTGTCCAGGCAGGGGAGAGAAGAACACCCCACTTCTTCCCCGAGCCCTCTCCTCAAGGTGAACCGCCCTCTACTGCTCCCTCCCATCGGGGTGCACATCCCTTGCCAATGTGACCGCAGCCCCTCCCATCCAGAGGAAGCCCTTCTCCATCCCTTGACTGGCCTCAGCCATGTGACCTGCTCTGGCCAATGGGATATAAGCAGAGGCCTGAAAAGCATCTGTGCTTTGGTGCCCAGTCTACCTACTGGAAGAGGACACCACACCGAGCAGAGCCGAAGCCCCCCATCCAACCAGTCTGCCAACCACCAGACACACAAGAACACCCTATACCATCCAGCCCTGGCCAAGCCAGCCCAGAAGACCACCACCGAGGTGACCCACAGAATCGGAGAAACAATTCAAATCGATGAGCCGTCAAGCACTCGCTCTGTGCCAAGGACCTGTCCTGAGATCTTTGCACATATTAACTCAGTAAATTCTCACAACAATAAAGTctactgttaaaaaataaagtctgttaactgcattttactgaagaggaaacagaggcacagagaagttacatGTTCTGCTCAGGACACACAGCAAATAAGTAGCAGAGTTGGGATTTAAACCTAGAGGCCACACTTTTAACCATTATGTCTTGGTGTCCCTCAAAGTCTCCCACCCCAACCAGCCACCTCCCCAAGAGGGGCAGCTGTGCTCCCCTCCGCTCTCCCCACTTTTAAGCTAGCAATGCCTACTCCAGTTGTCTTCCACTACctgtccaccccacccccccaccagagCAGCCTGAGAGCCAGGCAGAGCAGGGCTCATATAACACACAAGCCCAAAGAGGACACAGACGCAGAGCCACAATCTCAGAGCTGGAGAAACCTTGAGAGTCACCGTGTCTGCCTCCCCTTCTTATAGAAACCGAGGGCCAGAGAGGGGGAGACTCTGCCCATGATCACCCAGTAAATTCCTGGCAGAGTCAAGACTAGGCCCCAGGTCTCCCAACACCCTGACCAGGACCCCCCCTACAGCAAACTGAGCCGCAAGAAGCCCAATGCCCGGAAGGAGGGCACCCACCTTTGGTGTGTGACGCACCGTCCCCCGGAAACACATAGGCGTCCTCCAGCTTGGTGATGTCAAACAGGCAGATGCAGAGTCCCACGTTGTACACGACCTGTGGGCATCCGTGTACACAGCCAGTGACCTCGAGGCCCAGCTCCCTGCGCAGTCTCTCCTGAgatccaccccccgccccccacccccgcctcccgcCGGGCAGGTATGATTATCCCCGTTTTGCAGCTGGAAAGCACTGGGGCACTGCCGGAGGTAAGGAACTCAGAGGAGATGCTGAGCTCTGGAAAGAACAAGGTCTTCGGTGACATGACAGATGCAGGTTACAATGCCAG is a genomic window of Kogia breviceps isolate mKogBre1 chromosome 12, mKogBre1 haplotype 1, whole genome shotgun sequence containing:
- the POLR3H gene encoding DNA-directed RNA polymerase III subunit RPC8 isoform X1, translating into MFVLVEMVDTVRIPPWQFERKLNDSIAEELNKKLANKVVYNVGLCICLFDITKLEDAYVFPGDGASHTKVHFRYVVFHPFLDEILIGNIKGCSPEGVHVSLGFFDDILIPPESLQQPAKFDEAEQVWVWEYETEEGAHDLYMDTGEEIRFRVVDESFVDTSPTGPSSADAASSSEELPKKEAPYTLVGSISEPGLGLLSWWTSS
- the POLR3H gene encoding DNA-directed RNA polymerase III subunit RPC8 isoform X2; the protein is MFVLVEMVDTVRIPPWQFERKLNDSIAEELNKKLANKVVYNVGLCICLFDITKLEDAYVFPGDGASHTKVHFRYVVFHPFLDEILIGNIKGCSPEGVHESLQQPAKFDEAEQVWVWEYETEEGAHDLYMDTGEEIRFRVVDESFVDTSPTGPSSADAASSSEELPKKEAPYTLVGSISEPGLGLLSWWTSS